In the genome of Flexistipes sinusarabici DSM 4947, one region contains:
- a CDS encoding transglutaminase-like domain-containing protein — translation MKKQIILVFLFILFAIPASAEQSFENYINKQFGEFQNFKEERDREFAEFLKKQWKEFNAFKGIDPDTVPKPDKIPHAKPHTPKVKKKEIPTPPEPEPVKKISPVIYPEVSQEALETSEMDFDFFGTKIYVRFDKDIAETFPATVNNEEISEYWKKLSTADYKPLISQITDIRRKLKLHDWGTYLLTRNISKNIHKDRNSAALLQWYILSKLGYEAKIGFKNNRIYLLLPSKYTLYGVTYFTIEKTRYYTVDTLFKKNTITSLKTYEDKYEGADKFAFFRAENPNLANYGAAKTFSFNYSGEKYSFNLIYNQNYIGYYRFFPQTVLNAYLASPPSAGFQRAVVKSLNSAVLGKSEVEAVNIILRFVQKSFEYKTDMEQFGFEKYLTPEETVFYPYSDCEDRAMLFAYLIREILGLDVILLDYPGHVAAAVSFSEEINLNGKSIEYNGKRYYTADPTYVNATIGMVMPLVKNKNFEAISLSN, via the coding sequence ATGAAGAAACAAATTATTCTTGTTTTTCTGTTCATTTTATTCGCAATTCCGGCATCGGCCGAACAGTCGTTTGAGAACTATATAAATAAGCAGTTTGGTGAATTCCAAAATTTCAAAGAAGAAAGGGACAGGGAATTTGCAGAATTTTTGAAAAAACAATGGAAAGAATTCAATGCTTTCAAAGGAATAGATCCGGATACAGTACCGAAACCTGATAAAATTCCTCATGCAAAACCACATACTCCGAAAGTTAAAAAGAAAGAAATCCCAACTCCACCGGAGCCTGAGCCTGTTAAAAAGATAAGCCCTGTGATTTATCCAGAAGTGTCTCAAGAAGCATTGGAAACCTCGGAAATGGACTTCGATTTTTTCGGCACAAAAATTTATGTACGTTTTGATAAAGATATTGCCGAAACTTTTCCAGCAACAGTAAATAACGAAGAAATCAGTGAATATTGGAAAAAACTCAGCACTGCTGATTACAAACCTCTTATAAGTCAGATAACAGATATCAGGCGAAAGCTTAAACTGCACGACTGGGGAACATACCTGCTCACAAGAAACATCAGCAAAAACATTCATAAAGACAGGAATTCAGCAGCCCTATTGCAGTGGTATATTTTGTCAAAACTGGGTTATGAAGCCAAGATAGGTTTCAAAAACAACAGGATATACCTGCTTTTACCGTCAAAGTATACCTTGTACGGCGTTACTTATTTTACAATAGAGAAAACACGATATTACACAGTAGATACACTGTTTAAGAAAAACACAATAACGAGCCTGAAAACATATGAGGACAAATACGAAGGAGCAGATAAATTCGCTTTTTTCAGAGCAGAAAATCCAAATTTAGCAAATTACGGTGCTGCTAAAACATTCAGTTTTAATTACTCGGGGGAAAAATATTCTTTCAACCTGATATACAATCAAAATTATATAGGATACTACAGGTTCTTCCCTCAAACAGTGCTTAACGCCTACCTTGCTTCTCCGCCCTCGGCAGGTTTTCAACGTGCAGTCGTAAAATCTTTAAACAGTGCGGTTTTGGGGAAAAGCGAAGTCGAAGCAGTTAATATCATATTAAGATTCGTTCAAAAATCTTTTGAATATAAAACAGATATGGAACAGTTCGGCTTTGAAAAATATCTTACACCGGAAGAAACAGTTTTTTACCCGTATTCTGACTGTGAGGACAGAGCAATGCTCTTTGCATATCTGATAAGAGAAATTCTGGGACTTGATGTTATTTTGCTGGATTATCCGGGACATGTGGCGGCAGCAGTCAGCTTCAGCGAAGAGATAAATCTA